Proteins encoded by one window of Drosophila melanogaster chromosome X:
- the CG1999 gene encoding uncharacterized protein: MQRSSYPLCHIVRPSLTGLLGGGWIDLRRTMASDSWGRGDGNSQPNSPRAGVSRASATSTVISDASSYSRGVNTGAFERRINREDNMWRDQSYIDTKWLNPRDPNAYRPNFRQTEPTSLRKQFMRSPDEISREVMGRDWEETVRTYKRNAQSKHSVARTEERQSSDNTRNRQQHLQLMHMQQQQRQQQQHKKNQQQYNNWGRSVESPEDQ; this comes from the coding sequence ATGCAGCGTTCGTCTTATCCTCTATGCCACATTGTGCGACCCAGCTTGACTGGGCTTTTAGGCGGCGGATGGATTGACCTTCGAAGGACTATGGCCTCAGATTCGTGGGGACGGGGTGACGGCAATAGCCAGCCCAATTCGCCAAGGGCTGGCGTTTCGCGTGCCAGTGCCACATCGACGGTGATAAGTGATGCCAGCTCCTATTCGCGTGGCGTCAACACTGGTGCTTTCGAGCGACGCATCAATCGGGAGGATAATATGTGGAGGGATCAGAGCTATATCGATACAAAATGGTTAAATCCTCGCGATCCCAATGCCTATCGACCGAATTTCCGTCAAACAGAGCCGACATCGTTGCGCAAGCAATTCATGCGCAGTCCGGATGAAATATCCCGTGAGGTGATGGGTCGTGATTGGGAGGAAACGGTCAGGACATATAAACGCAACGCCCAGAGCAAACACAGTGTGGCGCGCACAGAGGAGCGGCAATCTTCGGATAATACACGTAATCGCCAGCAACATTTGCAATTAATGcacatgcaacagcaacaaaggcaacagcagcaacataagAAAAATCAGCAGCAGTACAACAATTGGGGCAGGAGTGTGGAGTCCCCCGAGGATCAATAA
- the CheA7a gene encoding chemosensory protein A 7a, with product MGPITLLLSILLVHSCRAEKPYSVELNTFTMDDTIENQENWVDWGTLSMKKVSRNQFVVSGDFEFKLNMADEQKIVLMVYVYDSNANQRGSMVMAVKKPFCQFIKEDEDSYPSIQKASNLPDQDTCPFPKGKYTIDNYELETNFLPDNAPKGDYLLQLSLLDREVPVAGLVATVTLT from the exons ATGGGTCCAATTACACTATTGCTTTCGATACTCTTGGTTCATAGTTGTCGAGCCGAAAAGCCGTACAGTGTGGAGCTAAACACCTTTACGATGGACGACACCATCGAAAATCAGGAAAATTGGGTAGACTGGGGAACGCTGAGTATGAAAAAGGTCTCACGAAATCAATTTGTGGTTAGCGGAGACTTTGAATTCAAACTCAATATGGCCGATGAGCAGAAG aTTGTTCTCATGGTTTATGTCTACGATTCCAATGCCAATCAAAGGGGTTCGATGGTAATGGCTGTTAAAAAGCCGTTCTGTCAGTTCATTAAAGAGGATGAGGACTCGTATCCAAGCATACAAAAGGCTTCCAATTTACCGGATCAGGATACATGCCCATTTCCGAAAGGCAAATATACTATCGATAACTACGAATTGGAGACCAATTTCCTACCGGACAATGCACCCAAAGGCGACTATCTGTTGCAGTTATCCTTGTTGGATCGTGAGGTCCCAGTAGCAGGACTTGTGGCTACTGTTACCCTGACTTAA
- the CG42781 gene encoding uncharacterized protein, with product MSPGHLILLQFSMHCFKIIFIYCICVNVLEHLVQSVQEH from the coding sequence ATGTCCCCTGGCCACTTAATCCTGCTGCAGTTCAGCATGCACTGTTTCAAGATCATTTTCATCTATTGCATCTGTGTTAATGTCCTGGAGCATCTTGTTCAAAGCGTCCAGGAACACTGA